In the Candidatus Zixiibacteriota bacterium genome, one interval contains:
- a CDS encoding GYD domain-containing protein, with protein sequence MPKFVVIVKGTLEGKKNIKELKQRIVDMSNMFKAKDAKILNAYAILGQYDYLFLTEAPNIETAFELSTMINSLGSFDCETCPVMALDELYNLI encoded by the coding sequence ATGCCAAAATTTGTAGTTATTGTCAAAGGCACCTTAGAGGGTAAGAAGAATATCAAAGAACTTAAGCAAAGAATCGTAGATATGAGCAATATGTTCAAAGCCAAAGATGCCAAAATTCTAAACGCATATGCTATACTGGGGCAATATGATTACCTTTTTCTTACGGAAGCTCCCAATATCGAAACCGCTTTTGAGCTTTCAACAATGATCAATTCATTAGGCTCATTTGATTGCGAAACTTGCCCGGTTATGGCTTTGGATGAATTGTATAATCTGATATAG